The Clostridia bacterium genome includes a region encoding these proteins:
- a CDS encoding nucleotidyltransferase domain-containing protein, producing MDLEQVVGALRDALASETDVRSAWLFGSAAKGSARQDSDLDVAVWMQGECPFERLARLASKLEGATGRPVDLVVLNGANPLVARDAIRGIPLFTRDEGAEIEFVLAVDREAEDWAEFVASFLEERRRVREESRG from the coding sequence ATGGATCTGGAACAGGTCGTGGGAGCCCTACGCGACGCCCTGGCGTCCGAAACGGACGTGCGCTCCGCGTGGCTGTTCGGCTCGGCAGCAAAGGGGAGCGCTCGTCAAGATTCGGATCTTGACGTCGCCGTGTGGATGCAGGGCGAGTGTCCGTTTGAGCGGCTGGCCCGCCTCGCGTCAAAGCTTGAAGGCGCCACCGGACGCCCCGTGGACCTCGTCGTGCTGAACGGCGCGAATCCACTTGTGGCGCGGGATGCGATCCGGGGCATCCCTCTTTTTACGCGGGATGAAGGGGCCGAGATCGAGTTCGTCCTCGCCGTCGACCGCGAAGCCGAAGACTGGGCGGAATTCGTCGCTTCGTTCCTGGAGGAGCGCCGCCGGGTGCGG